The following proteins are co-located in the Oryzias melastigma strain HK-1 linkage group LG8, ASM292280v2, whole genome shotgun sequence genome:
- the cdc42ep4a gene encoding cdc42 effector protein 4a has protein sequence MPILKQLVASSSQTKRRSRMDLTREMISAPLGDFRHTMHVGRSGDAFGDTSFLSSRSGEPSPETSSFPRSPRPGLLSRTFRSSKRSQSVNRVDQHADGSLMVPGGSPTFVKNAMSLPFLNNEDRSDSMGAKSLSSSPFKQHEEAGESGAAAAAHFLELQEKSFGELTELPEYPVPYGGGMKHAESVMSFHVDLGPSMLNDILGVMEKEDDDLGFEEGKSSEGRASPPLSTHEDKEDVLKETEDVDGEEEMEEDDGEVRHEASMLSAVSLDLRPEDEGPYTPEMRPKHLQHLDSCSMSSSGSAAMDDKPNSHNYTGDTDSATFSAPPEEESNFSSFLEDEDDEIRV, from the coding sequence ATGCCGATCCTAAAACAGCTAGTAGCATCCTCCTCCCAGACGAAGCGCCGCTCACGCATGGATCTGACACGAGAGATGATCAGCGCCCCTCTCGGCGACTTTCGCCACACCATGCACGTCGGCCGCAGTGGCGACGCCTTCGGGGACACGTCGTTTCTCAGCAGCCGCTCTGGAGAGCCCTCCCCTGAGACCTCATCCTTCCCCCGGTCGCCTCGGCCCGGACTCCTGTCGCGCACCTTCAGGAGCAGCAAGCGCTCCCAGTCGGTGAACAGAGTGGACCAACACGCTGATGGCAGCCTGATGGTCCCCGGAGGCTCCCCCACGTTTGTTAAAAACGCCATGTCTCTGCCTTTCCTCAACAACGAGGACAGAAGCGACAGCATGGGGGCCAAGAGTTTGTCTTCAAGTCCATTTAAGCAGCATGAAGAGGCAGGTGAAAGCGGGGCCGCCGCTGCTGCTCACTTCCTCgagctgcaggaaaaaagcTTCGGGGAGCTGACGGAGCTACCAGAGTATCCCGTTCCCTACGGAGGTGGAATGAAGCACGCAGAGTCGGTGATGTCCTTCCACGTTGACTTGGGCCCCTCTATGCTCAATGACATCCTGGGTGTGATGGAGAAAGAAGACGACGATCTCGGCTTTGAGGAGGGAAAGAGCAGCGAGGGCCGGGCTTCACCCCCCCTCAGCACccatgaggacaaagaggacgTTTTAAAGGAAACGGAAGATGTAGACGGGGAGGAAGAGATGGAGGAGGACGATGGTGAGGTGCGGCACGAAGCCTCCATGCTCTCGGCCGTCTCTCTCGATCTGAGGCCTGAGGACGAGGGGCCGTACACCCCTGAGATGAGGCCCAAACACTTGCAGCACCTCGACAGCTGCTCCATGTCGAGTTCTGGTTCTGCCGCGATGGATGACAAACCCAACAGCCACAATTACACAGGAGATACAGATAGTGCCACTTTCAGCGCACCGCCGGAAGAGGAAAGTAATTTCTCCTCTTTCTTggaagatgaggatgatgaaATCCGTGTATGA